A genome region from Triticum aestivum cultivar Chinese Spring chromosome 2B, IWGSC CS RefSeq v2.1, whole genome shotgun sequence includes the following:
- the LOC123044549 gene encoding organic cation/carnitine transporter 2: protein MADTASAPLLTSHKTRPAKAPSIDDTIETYMGATGALQLLKAVLLAFAWAFDAQQVFISVFTDAEPQWHCTGADASCSAAAASPCALPSGAWAWDRPAVTSVVSEWSLKCAGPALVSLPASSFFAGCLAGGFLLTTLADSLLGRRKMLLVSIVSMSVAGVLTAFSPNVWVYAALRFMSGFGRSMVGTCTLVLSTELVGKRWRDTVCVAGFFCFTLGFLSLPALAYTFREESWRNMYLWTSVPSLCYSILFYFLVQESPRWLLVRGRKQDAIETLQQIASLNGNSITSSFSMLHACTMNNDTAEESSGDSVFATLHSMWERPWALRRLAAIMTASFGVGMVYYGMPLNVGNLGSNLYLSVTYNALAELPSSILSWLLMGRINRRSSVIALTGAAGMWSLACVIIPQGAARMAAELLSFFATCTAFNVIMMYSIELFPTSVRNSAVGLVRQALVLGGVAAPVLVALGRERSFLSFGVFGLVVGCFGMFAACLPETRGKGMSDTMDEEEHKEAAVAACTVDDADCNSDLV, encoded by the coding sequence ATGGCTGACACGGCCTCCGCCCCGCTCCTAACAAGCCACAAAACAAGGCCGGCCAAGGCGCCGTCGATCGATGACACCATCGAGACGTACATGGGCGCCACCGGCGCCCTGCAGCTCCTCAAGGCCGTCTTGCTGGCCTTCGCGTGGGCCTTCGACGCGCAGCAGGTGTTCATCTCGGTGTTCACCGACGCCGAGCCGCAGTGGCACTGCACCGGCGCCGACGCGTCCTGCTCGGCCGCCGCGGCCTCTCCGTGCGCGCTCCCGTCCGGCGCGTGGGCGTGGGACCGCCCTGCCGTGACGTCGGTGGTCTCGGAGTGGTCACTCAAGTGCGCCGGCCCGGCGCTCGTGTCCCTCCCGGCGTCCTCGTTCTTTGCCGGCTGCCTCGCCGGCGGCTTCCTCCTCACAACGCTCGCCGACTCGCTCCTGGGCCGCAGGAAGATGCTGCTCGTGTCCATTGTGTCCATGTCCGTCGCTGGCGTGCTCACCGCGTTCTCGCCGAACGTGTGGGTGTACGCCGCCCTGCGTTTCATGTCCGGGTTCGGCAGGTCTATGGTTGGCACGTGCACGCTGGTCCTCTCCACGGAGCTCGTCGGCAAGAGGTGGCGCGACACGGTGTGCGTGGCGGGGTTCTTCTGCTTCACCCTCGGGTTCCTGTCGCTCCCGGCGCTCGCCTACACGTTCCGGGAGGAATCGTGGCGGAACATGTACCTGTGGACCTCCGTGCCTTCCCTCTGCTACTCCATCCTATTCTACTTCCTCGTCCAGGAGTCGCCGCGGTGGCTTCTGGTGCGCGGCCGCAAGCAGGACGCCATCGAGACGCTGCAGCAGATCGCCTCGCTCAACGGCAACAGCATCACGTCCAGCTTCTCCATGCTACACGCCTGCACCATGAACAATGACACGGCGGAGGAGAGCAGCGGCGACAGCGTGTTCGCCACGCTGCACTCCATGTGGGAGCGCCCGTGGGCGCTCCGGAGGCTGGCGGCGATCATGACGGCCAGCTTCGGCGTCGGCATGGTCTACTACGGCATGCCGCTTAACGTCGGCAACCTGGGATCCAACCTCTACCTGAGCGTCACGTACAACGCGCTGGCCGAGCTGCCGTCGTCCATCCTCTCGTGGCTCCTGATGGGCAGGATCAACCGCCGGAGCTCGGTGATCGCGCTCACCGGGGCGGCGGGGATGTGGAGCCTCGCGTGCGTCATCATCCCGCAGGGCGCGGCGCGGATGGCCGCCGAGCTGCTCTCCTTCTTCGCGACGTGCACGGCGTTCAACGTCATCATGATGTACTCCATCGAGCTGTTCCCGACGTCCGTGCGCAACTCGGCGGTGGGGCTGGTAAGGCAGGCGCTGGTGCTGGGAGGCGTGGCGGCGCCCGTGCTCGTCGCGCTGGGCCGCGAGAGGAGCTTCTTGTCGTTCGGCGTGTTCGGGCTCGTCGTCGGCTGCTTCGGCATGTTCGCTGCCTGCCTGCCGGAGACGCGGGGGAAGGGCATGTCGGACACCATggacgaggaggagcacaaggaggcggcggtggccgctTGCACCGTCGACGATGCGGACTGTAACAGCGACCTCGTGTAA